One window of the Streptococcus parasanguinis ATCC 15912 genome contains the following:
- a CDS encoding SAM hydrolase/SAM-dependent halogenase family protein, producing the protein MHNNLLVLQSDFGLVDGAVSAMIGVALEESPTLKIHHLTHDITPYNIFEGSYRLFQTVDYWPEGTTFVSVVDPGVGSKRKSVVAKTAKNQYIVTPDNGTLSFIKKHVGIVAIREISEVKNRRANTEFSYTFHGRDVYAYTGAKLASGHISFEEVGPELSVEHIVEIPVVETVFEDDLVKGAVDILDVRFGSLWTSITREEFNHLAPEFGERFEVTIYNNDMLVYQNQVTYGKSFADVRIGQPILYINSLYRVGLAINQGSFAKAYNVGVGASWHIEIRKMEN; encoded by the coding sequence ATGCACAATAATTTACTAGTTCTTCAGTCAGACTTCGGTCTGGTGGATGGGGCAGTATCAGCTATGATTGGGGTTGCTTTAGAAGAATCACCAACCCTTAAAATTCACCACTTAACTCATGATATTACCCCCTACAATATTTTTGAAGGGAGTTACCGTCTCTTTCAGACAGTAGATTACTGGCCAGAAGGGACAACATTTGTTTCGGTGGTCGATCCGGGTGTCGGTTCCAAACGAAAGAGTGTCGTAGCTAAAACGGCGAAAAATCAATACATTGTCACTCCGGATAATGGAACTCTCTCTTTTATCAAGAAACATGTAGGGATTGTTGCTATCCGTGAGATTTCAGAGGTGAAGAACCGTCGAGCCAATACAGAGTTTTCTTATACCTTCCATGGGCGTGATGTCTACGCCTATACAGGGGCTAAGTTGGCCAGTGGCCATATTAGTTTTGAAGAAGTCGGACCAGAACTCAGTGTCGAACATATTGTGGAAATCCCAGTGGTTGAGACGGTTTTTGAGGACGATCTTGTTAAAGGTGCAGTTGACATCCTAGATGTGCGCTTTGGTTCTCTTTGGACTTCCATTACTCGGGAAGAGTTCAATCATTTGGCACCCGAATTTGGGGAACGTTTTGAAGTAACCATCTATAACAATGACATGCTGGTTTACCAAAACCAAGTAACCTACGGTAAGTCTTTCGCCGACGTGCGAATTGGACAGCCAATCCTTTATATCAATTCCCTTTACCGTGTTGGTCTTGCCATCAACCAGGGATCCTTTGCCAAGGCCTATAATGTAGGAGTTGGGGCTTCTTGGCATATCGAGATTAGAAAAATGGAAAATTAA
- a CDS encoding amidohydrolase, translating into MSFSYEELAEIRHYIHQHPELSGQEYQTTAFLKERLEELGIHILESGLKTGLIAEIGSDQPVVALRADIDALPILEQTNLPYKSQNPGVMHACGHDFHQTSLLGAAALLKEKEDQLEGTVRLIFQPAEEISEGASDVLATGLLEDVQGIIGFHNIPQLKAGQLALNAGAMMAGVEKFKVTVTGVSSHAARPDLGVDTVTAVTTMVQNLQLLISRTVSPFETAVLSITHLDVGSTWNVLPKSGYFEGTIRSFNPSVQRELKEHFVSIVRHIAKSLEVDVAFEWGVTPPVTFNDEELTKVVWEASQDLAEVLPANPSTAGEDFAFYQERIPGVFAFIGSNGEPDAPDLHHDHMTIDDAAFEVSVPYYVENAQALLRYFKAKEV; encoded by the coding sequence GTGTCTTTTTCTTATGAAGAGTTAGCAGAGATTCGCCACTATATCCACCAACACCCGGAATTGTCTGGTCAAGAATACCAGACAACTGCCTTTCTAAAGGAGCGTTTAGAGGAGTTGGGGATTCATATTTTAGAGAGTGGATTAAAAACTGGTCTGATTGCAGAAATTGGGTCCGACCAACCGGTGGTGGCACTTCGAGCAGATATCGATGCCCTTCCAATTTTGGAACAAACAAATCTGCCCTACAAAAGTCAGAATCCAGGAGTCATGCATGCATGTGGCCATGATTTTCATCAAACCAGTCTTCTAGGAGCAGCAGCTCTTCTCAAGGAAAAAGAAGACCAGCTTGAAGGAACCGTACGCTTGATCTTTCAACCAGCAGAAGAAATCTCAGAGGGTGCTTCTGATGTTTTAGCAACAGGACTGTTGGAGGATGTTCAAGGAATTATTGGTTTTCACAATATTCCCCAGCTAAAAGCAGGGCAACTTGCCTTGAATGCTGGAGCTATGATGGCAGGGGTTGAGAAATTCAAGGTTACCGTGACAGGGGTCAGTAGTCATGCTGCGAGACCAGACTTGGGAGTTGACACTGTAACGGCTGTCACAACCATGGTTCAGAACTTACAATTATTAATTTCACGGACCGTTTCTCCCTTTGAAACTGCTGTTTTGTCCATTACGCACCTGGATGTGGGTTCTACTTGGAATGTACTTCCTAAATCAGGTTATTTTGAAGGAACCATTCGTTCCTTTAATCCGAGTGTGCAAAGGGAGTTGAAAGAACACTTTGTTTCTATCGTTCGTCACATAGCGAAAAGCCTTGAAGTGGATGTGGCTTTTGAGTGGGGTGTGACCCCGCCCGTTACCTTTAATGATGAGGAATTAACGAAAGTAGTTTGGGAAGCTTCACAAGATTTGGCTGAGGTGCTTCCAGCAAATCCTTCTACTGCTGGAGAAGACTTCGCCTTTTACCAAGAGCGAATTCCTGGAGTCTTTGCCTTTATCGGTTCAAACGGAGAGCCGGATGCGCCAGACCTTCATCATGATCACATGACCATCGATGATGCAGCCTTTGAGGTATCAGTTCCCTATTATGTTGAAAATGCGCAAGCTTTATTGCGATATTTTAAAGCCAAAGAAGTGTGA
- a CDS encoding DUF6773 family protein — MKQKKEPIVKDERTMLLDGKIAGELVLGMTCFIALSAFVKSSILDLDLVAYLPEMFLLIAMGTYALLRRISSGIDVRDMLEKDSWLSRLGSGLFFAVLVTAMDMIGKREATSFMLSPKYLVKILLEILVFALLTDLLEKPLALINRKKQEKIEAELEDEE; from the coding sequence ATGAAACAAAAGAAAGAACCAATTGTAAAAGATGAACGGACCATGCTACTGGATGGAAAAATCGCAGGAGAACTTGTCCTTGGCATGACCTGCTTTATTGCCCTATCCGCCTTTGTGAAATCCAGTATCCTGGACTTAGATCTCGTCGCTTATCTACCTGAGATGTTCCTTCTGATTGCCATGGGAACTTATGCTCTGCTAAGAAGGATCAGTTCAGGGATTGATGTTCGAGATATGTTAGAAAAAGATAGCTGGTTGAGTCGCCTTGGGTCAGGTCTATTCTTTGCTGTGCTTGTGACAGCTATGGATATGATTGGAAAGCGAGAAGCAACGAGCTTTATGTTGAGTCCCAAATATCTGGTCAAAATTCTATTAGAAATTCTCGTCTTTGCCCTCCTGACAGATCTGCTTGAAAAACCACTTGCTCTTATCAATCGGAAAAAACAAGAGAAGATCGAGGCAGAGTTAGAGGATGAAGAATAA
- a CDS encoding amino acid ABC transporter substrate-binding protein has protein sequence MNLKKVIKYSTLGLVAVLATSALVACSSGKSASGKKTIEVGTVGTTKPFSYEEKDGKLTGYEIEVLREIFKGSDKYEVNFNKTEWSSVFAGLDSDRFQIGANNISYSKEREEKYLYPNPYARNPLVLVVPKDSSIKSLDDLGGKKTEVVQGTSTAKQLEDYNKKHSDNPTNLQYTDGTIQTIMANLADGRTDYKIFERISVDTIIRDQGYDNLKVIELPSDQQPYVYPIIAKEDKDLQKFVNKRIKELYDNGTLEKLSKKYFGGTYLPEAKDIKE, from the coding sequence ATGAATCTAAAAAAAGTGATTAAGTATTCTACTTTAGGATTAGTTGCAGTCCTTGCAACCAGTGCTTTAGTAGCATGTTCATCTGGCAAATCAGCCAGTGGTAAGAAAACCATTGAAGTTGGGACTGTTGGGACAACCAAACCATTCTCTTACGAAGAAAAAGATGGCAAGCTAACCGGTTATGAAATCGAAGTTTTGCGTGAAATCTTCAAAGGTTCAGACAAATATGAAGTAAACTTTAACAAAACAGAGTGGTCTTCAGTCTTTGCTGGCTTAGATAGTGACCGTTTCCAAATCGGTGCCAACAACATTAGCTACTCAAAAGAGCGGGAAGAAAAATACCTCTATCCAAATCCATATGCTCGAAATCCATTAGTATTGGTCGTACCAAAAGATTCTTCTATTAAATCTTTGGATGACTTGGGTGGTAAGAAAACAGAAGTTGTTCAAGGAACATCTACTGCTAAACAATTAGAAGATTACAATAAAAAACATTCAGATAATCCAACTAACTTGCAATACACAGATGGAACCATTCAAACCATCATGGCTAATCTAGCGGATGGTCGTACAGATTACAAGATTTTCGAACGGATCTCAGTGGATACCATCATTCGTGATCAAGGCTATGACAACCTGAAGGTTATCGAGCTTCCAAGCGATCAACAACCTTATGTGTATCCAATTATTGCAAAGGAAGATAAAGATCTTCAAAAATTTGTCAACAAACGTATCAAGGAACTCTATGACAATGGAACCCTTGAAAAACTGTCTAAAAAATACTTTGGTGGAACTTATCTACCAGAAGCAAAAGATATTAAAGAATAA
- a CDS encoding methionine ABC transporter permease has product MIQLIQTYLPNVYKLGWSGQYGWGTAIYLTLYMTVISFIIGGFLGLVTGLLLVLTRPGGVIENRIVFQILDKITSLFRAIPFIILLAFINPLTYLLLKNTIGPTAALVPLSLAVFPFFARQVQVVLSELDGGVIEAAQASGATFWDIVGVYLREGLPDLIRVTTVTIISLIGETAMAGAVGAGGLGTLAINYGKNMFNNDVIFVATLLILILIVLVQFIGDFLSKKISHR; this is encoded by the coding sequence ATGATCCAGTTAATTCAAACATATTTACCAAATGTCTATAAATTAGGGTGGTCTGGCCAGTATGGATGGGGAACCGCTATTTACTTGACTCTTTACATGACCGTTATTTCCTTCATTATTGGTGGATTTTTAGGTTTGGTGACAGGGCTTTTGTTAGTCTTGACCCGTCCAGGTGGTGTCATCGAAAATAGAATCGTTTTCCAAATTTTGGATAAGATTACTTCCTTGTTCCGCGCCATTCCTTTCATTATCTTGTTGGCCTTTATTAATCCTTTGACCTACTTGCTCTTGAAAAATACCATCGGTCCTACAGCAGCCCTTGTTCCGCTGTCTTTGGCTGTCTTTCCATTCTTTGCCCGCCAAGTCCAAGTGGTCTTGTCCGAATTGGATGGAGGTGTGATTGAAGCAGCGCAAGCTAGTGGGGCAACCTTCTGGGATATTGTTGGTGTCTACCTTCGTGAAGGGCTTCCTGATTTGATCCGTGTGACAACAGTGACCATCATTTCCTTGATCGGAGAAACCGCCATGGCGGGTGCCGTTGGTGCTGGAGGATTAGGAACCTTGGCCATCAACTATGGGAAAAACATGTTTAACAATGATGTCATCTTTGTGGCGACCTTATTGATCCTGATTCTTATCGTTCTAGTCCAATTTATCGGGGACTTCCTTTCGAAGAAAATTAGCCACCGTTAG
- the trhO gene encoding oxygen-dependent tRNA uridine(34) hydroxylase TrhO, with product MAKPIRVLLYYLYTPIENAEQFAADHLAFCKSIGLKGRILVADEGINGTVSGDYETTQKYMDYVHSLPGMEDLWFKIDEEEEQAFKKMFVRYKKEIVHLGLEDDNFDNDINPLETTGAYLSPKEFKEALLDEDTVVLDTRNDYEYDLGHFRGAIRPDIRNFRELPQWVRDNKGKFMDKRVVVYCTGGVRCEKFSGWMVREGYKDVGQLHGGIATYGKDPEVQGELWDGKMYVFDERIAVDVNHVDPSVVGKDWFDGTPCERYVNCGNPFCNRRILTSEENEDKYLRGCSHECRVHPRNRYVEEHNLSQAEVAERLALIGETLDGAPA from the coding sequence ATGGCAAAACCTATTCGCGTATTACTCTATTATCTCTATACCCCCATTGAAAATGCAGAACAATTTGCAGCCGACCACTTGGCTTTCTGTAAATCAATCGGTCTTAAAGGGCGTATCCTAGTGGCTGACGAAGGAATCAATGGAACTGTTTCTGGTGACTACGAAACAACGCAAAAATACATGGACTACGTTCACAGCCTTCCAGGGATGGAAGATCTCTGGTTCAAGATTGATGAGGAAGAAGAGCAAGCTTTCAAGAAGATGTTTGTACGTTATAAGAAAGAGATTGTCCACCTTGGTTTAGAAGATGATAATTTCGATAATGACATCAATCCTCTTGAAACAACAGGTGCTTACTTGTCTCCAAAAGAGTTTAAAGAAGCTCTTCTCGACGAAGATACCGTTGTCCTTGATACTCGAAATGACTACGAGTACGATCTTGGTCACTTCCGTGGCGCTATTCGTCCTGACATCCGCAATTTCCGTGAATTGCCACAATGGGTTCGTGATAACAAGGGAAAATTCATGGACAAGCGTGTTGTCGTCTACTGTACGGGTGGAGTCCGCTGTGAGAAATTCTCAGGTTGGATGGTCCGTGAAGGCTACAAAGATGTTGGTCAATTGCATGGTGGAATCGCCACTTATGGGAAAGATCCTGAAGTTCAAGGCGAACTGTGGGATGGGAAAATGTACGTCTTTGACGAGCGGATTGCAGTCGACGTCAACCATGTCGATCCAAGCGTTGTCGGCAAAGACTGGTTTGATGGAACGCCATGCGAACGCTATGTCAACTGTGGAAATCCTTTCTGTAACCGTCGCATCTTGACTTCAGAAGAAAATGAAGACAAGTACCTCCGTGGTTGCTCACATGAGTGCCGGGTTCACCCTCGCAATCGTTATGTTGAAGAACACAACTTGTCACAAGCAGAGGTTGCTGAGCGTTTGGCCCTTATCGGTGAAACGCTTGATGGAGCACCTGCATAA
- a CDS encoding M20/M25/M40 family metallo-hydrolase: MPFATEAEQIRKFENDEVAQHYFEVLRTLISKKSIFAQQVGLKEVANYLGEIFTAAGAKVEVDDSYTAPFVIAKFFSPNPEAKTIIFYNHYDTVPADGDQPWTGDPFTLSVHYGTMYGRGVDDDKGHITARLTALRKYIRESGDLPVNITFIIEGAEESASTDLDKYLAKHKKHLRGADLLVWEQGTRNNQGQLEISGGSKGIVTFDMVVKSAEVDIHSSYGGVVDSASWYLLNAIASLRGKEGRILVDGIYDQIQEPNERELALIEQYANKGPEDVTETYGLTLPILKEDRKEFLRRFYFEPALNIEGFGSGYQGQGVKTILPAEARAKMEVRLVPGLDPKDVLEKINQQLKKNGYDQVELVYTLGEMSYRSDMSAPSILNVIRLAKDFYREGVSVLPTTAGTGPMHTVFEALQVPMAAFGIGNANSRDHGGDENVKIADYYTHIELIKELIASYE, encoded by the coding sequence ATGCCTTTTGCAACAGAAGCGGAACAAATCCGTAAATTTGAAAATGATGAGGTCGCACAACATTATTTTGAAGTGTTGCGAACCTTGATTTCAAAAAAATCCATCTTTGCCCAACAAGTTGGTCTCAAGGAAGTAGCCAACTACTTGGGGGAAATTTTTACAGCTGCAGGAGCTAAAGTCGAAGTGGATGATAGCTATACAGCACCTTTTGTGATTGCCAAATTTTTCTCGCCAAATCCTGAAGCCAAAACCATCATTTTTTATAACCACTATGATACGGTACCAGCTGATGGAGACCAACCTTGGACGGGAGATCCCTTCACCTTATCAGTTCATTATGGGACCATGTACGGTCGAGGGGTTGATGATGACAAGGGGCATATCACGGCTCGTCTCACAGCTCTTCGAAAATACATTCGTGAAAGTGGCGATTTGCCAGTCAATATCACCTTTATCATCGAAGGGGCAGAGGAGTCTGCATCGACGGACTTGGATAAATATTTGGCCAAACACAAGAAACACTTGCGTGGGGCAGACCTCTTAGTCTGGGAACAAGGTACCCGAAATAATCAGGGTCAGTTGGAAATTTCCGGTGGTAGCAAGGGGATCGTCACCTTTGATATGGTGGTGAAGAGTGCAGAAGTGGATATTCATTCCAGCTATGGCGGTGTAGTAGACTCTGCTTCCTGGTATTTGTTAAATGCCATCGCAAGCCTACGTGGCAAAGAAGGCCGAATCTTGGTGGATGGGATTTACGATCAGATCCAAGAACCCAATGAACGCGAGCTAGCTTTGATCGAGCAATATGCCAACAAAGGGCCAGAAGATGTTACGGAAACCTATGGTCTAACCCTCCCAATCTTGAAGGAAGACCGAAAAGAATTCCTGCGCCGTTTCTATTTTGAACCAGCCCTGAATATTGAAGGTTTTGGCTCTGGTTACCAAGGCCAAGGTGTTAAAACGATTCTTCCAGCAGAGGCGCGTGCTAAGATGGAGGTGCGTTTGGTTCCTGGACTGGATCCCAAGGATGTCTTAGAAAAGATCAATCAGCAATTGAAGAAAAATGGCTATGATCAGGTCGAATTGGTCTATACTCTCGGTGAAATGAGTTACCGAAGTGATATGAGTGCCCCATCGATTTTAAATGTCATTCGGCTGGCCAAAGACTTCTATAGAGAAGGAGTTTCTGTTCTTCCAACAACAGCGGGAACAGGGCCAATGCATACGGTATTTGAGGCTTTGCAGGTGCCGATGGCAGCCTTTGGAATTGGCAATGCCAATAGCCGTGATCATGGGGGCGACGAAAATGTGAAAATTGCCGATTATTACACCCATATTGAATTGATAAAGGAGTTAATAGCAAGTTATGAGTAA
- a CDS encoding ECF-type riboflavin transporter substrate-binding protein codes for MKQKSLFSIKDVVAIGVGAALFVVIAMLQIPAPAPNTSIQLQYALQALFSVVFGPIVGFLIGLIGHAIKDAMSGGLWWTWIISSGLFGLFVGFFRKQIGELKGEVTKKELIVFNVVQIVSNLVIWGLIAPVGDVLIYKESANKVFLQGVVAGSFNALTVAVAGSLLLIAYARTQTKDGSLSKD; via the coding sequence ATGAAACAGAAATCATTATTTTCAATTAAAGATGTTGTAGCTATTGGGGTTGGAGCAGCCCTCTTTGTCGTGATTGCTATGTTGCAAATCCCTGCACCTGCACCGAATACGAGCATTCAGTTGCAATATGCCCTTCAAGCTCTCTTTAGTGTAGTCTTTGGCCCGATTGTCGGCTTCTTAATCGGCTTGATTGGTCATGCTATTAAGGACGCTATGTCAGGTGGTCTTTGGTGGACTTGGATCATTTCAAGTGGTTTGTTTGGACTCTTTGTTGGTTTCTTCCGCAAACAAATCGGTGAACTCAAGGGGGAAGTGACAAAGAAAGAATTAATTGTCTTTAACGTCGTTCAAATCGTATCCAACCTTGTGATCTGGGGCTTGATTGCTCCAGTTGGAGATGTCTTGATCTACAAGGAAAGTGCCAATAAAGTCTTCCTACAAGGTGTTGTTGCGGGTTCTTTTAATGCTTTAACAGTAGCTGTTGCAGGTTCTCTTCTCTTGATTGCCTATGCTCGTACCCAAACAAAAGACGGAAGTTTGTCTAAAGACTAA
- a CDS encoding MetQ/NlpA family ABC transporter substrate-binding protein — protein MKLKKILGLTALAAIATFALAACGSSKSSSKDGETTVKVGVMTLSDTEKARWDQVQKNLDDAKTGIKLEFTQFTDYSQPNVAVKDGSVDINAFQHYNFLDNWNSKNDKALVAVADTYIAPIRLYSGTENGKNKYTSIKEIPKGGTIAVPNDPTNESRALYVLQSAGLIKLDTKDGQLANVSNIKENPKDLKISELDASQTPSALPSVDAAVINNTFVREAGVDFKKAIYVEKKDNNSKQWYNLIAAKKDWEKSDKAKAIKEIIKAYHKDNVKKVIEESSEGMDQPVF, from the coding sequence ATGAAATTGAAAAAAATTCTTGGTTTAACAGCTCTTGCAGCTATTGCAACATTTGCTCTTGCAGCATGTGGTTCTTCAAAATCATCTAGCAAAGATGGTGAAACAACTGTAAAAGTAGGTGTCATGACTTTGAGCGACACTGAAAAAGCTCGTTGGGATCAAGTTCAAAAGAACTTGGATGACGCTAAAACAGGAATCAAATTGGAATTCACTCAATTTACAGACTACTCACAACCAAACGTGGCTGTAAAAGATGGTAGCGTGGATATCAATGCTTTCCAACACTACAACTTCCTTGATAACTGGAACTCTAAAAACGACAAGGCCCTTGTTGCAGTAGCAGATACTTACATCGCTCCAATCCGTCTTTACTCTGGTACAGAAAACGGTAAAAACAAATACACTTCAATTAAAGAAATTCCTAAGGGTGGAACAATCGCTGTGCCAAATGATCCAACAAATGAAAGCCGTGCCTTGTATGTCTTGCAATCAGCTGGTTTGATTAAATTGGATACTAAGGATGGACAATTGGCTAACGTGTCAAACATCAAAGAAAATCCAAAAGATTTGAAGATCTCTGAATTGGATGCTTCACAAACGCCATCTGCTCTTCCATCAGTAGATGCTGCAGTCATCAACAATACCTTCGTTCGTGAAGCAGGCGTTGATTTCAAAAAAGCTATCTATGTTGAAAAGAAAGACAACAACTCAAAACAATGGTACAACTTGATCGCTGCTAAGAAAGATTGGGAAAAATCTGATAAAGCAAAAGCTATCAAAGAAATCATCAAAGCCTATCACAAAGACAATGTGAAGAAAGTGATCGAAGAATCTTCAGAAGGAATGGACCAACCAGTCTTCTAA
- a CDS encoding DUF6773 family protein, with protein sequence MRLQLLNKQIIDEREEGLANKAGAETAGFLFLALTVFSVGSIFTSKVGLSPIMVVALLIVSGFYYSVRCQRLGVRFISYSYLNVTGIVAVTSILSLFIWAQNFQLNQAVYQANPFHSKFLLVLPITFLLNLPIVWGVNTLVMLLAKVEKRRYEAYLDQLEKEE encoded by the coding sequence ATGAGATTACAATTGCTGAACAAACAAATCATAGATGAACGAGAAGAAGGCTTAGCTAATAAGGCTGGGGCTGAGACAGCTGGTTTTCTTTTCCTTGCCTTAACTGTTTTTAGTGTGGGATCCATTTTTACATCTAAGGTGGGGCTGAGTCCAATCATGGTGGTAGCCTTACTCATCGTCTCAGGATTTTATTATTCGGTGCGTTGTCAACGATTGGGTGTGAGATTTATCAGTTATAGCTATCTAAATGTGACGGGAATTGTAGCAGTAACCTCTATTCTCTCCTTGTTCATCTGGGCTCAAAATTTTCAATTAAACCAGGCTGTCTATCAGGCAAATCCCTTTCATTCAAAATTCTTACTAGTACTTCCTATTACCTTTTTACTGAATCTTCCAATTGTATGGGGAGTGAATACCCTTGTGATGCTTCTTGCAAAAGTTGAGAAAAGACGCTATGAAGCCTATCTGGATCAGTTGGAAAAGGAAGAGTAG
- a CDS encoding methionine ABC transporter ATP-binding protein — protein sequence MSKAMIQLDHIDVTFQQKKRQIQAVKDVTIHINEGDIYGIVGYSGAGKSTLVRVINLLQVPSAGTITVDGDVIYQDQVTLKPAALREKRRDIGMIFQHFNLMAQMTVAENVAFALKHSKLNKEQKNEKVAKLLDLVGLSDRAENYPAQLSGGQKQRVAIARALANDPKILISDESTSALDPKTTKQILALLQELNKKLGLTIVLITHEMQIVKDIANRVAVMQNGELIEEGSVLDIFSNPKNALTQDFITVATGIDEAMVKINQQAIVKNLPDDSVLAHLKYAGSVTDTAIINDIYKQYQVSANILFGNIEILDNTPVGELVVILSGENQNLETAKAELENAGVSVTIVKDGRKA from the coding sequence ATGAGTAAAGCAATGATTCAGCTGGACCACATTGATGTGACCTTCCAGCAAAAGAAACGTCAGATCCAAGCCGTCAAAGATGTGACCATTCATATTAATGAAGGCGATATCTATGGGATTGTAGGGTATTCCGGAGCGGGGAAATCGACCTTGGTTCGGGTGATCAATCTCTTGCAAGTGCCCAGCGCCGGAACCATCACTGTGGACGGAGATGTGATTTATCAAGATCAGGTGACCTTGAAACCGGCTGCCCTTCGGGAGAAACGTCGGGATATCGGAATGATTTTCCAACACTTCAACTTGATGGCTCAAATGACTGTCGCAGAAAATGTAGCATTTGCTCTTAAACATTCTAAATTAAACAAAGAACAAAAGAATGAGAAAGTAGCGAAATTGTTGGATTTGGTTGGTCTATCTGACCGTGCAGAAAACTACCCAGCACAATTGTCTGGTGGTCAAAAGCAACGGGTAGCGATTGCGCGTGCCCTTGCCAACGATCCAAAGATTTTGATCTCAGATGAGTCAACTTCAGCCTTGGATCCAAAGACGACCAAACAAATTCTAGCTTTGTTGCAAGAGTTAAACAAAAAACTTGGTTTAACCATTGTCTTGATCACCCATGAGATGCAAATTGTTAAAGATATTGCCAACCGGGTAGCTGTCATGCAAAATGGTGAGCTGATTGAAGAAGGATCTGTTTTAGATATCTTCTCGAATCCGAAAAATGCCTTGACGCAAGACTTTATCACCGTTGCAACAGGAATCGATGAAGCCATGGTGAAAATCAACCAACAAGCGATTGTTAAGAACTTACCAGATGATTCGGTTCTAGCGCATCTCAAGTATGCGGGTTCTGTGACAGATACAGCTATCATCAATGATATTTACAAGCAGTACCAAGTATCCGCCAACATTTTATTTGGGAACATCGAGATCCTTGATAACACGCCTGTTGGAGAATTGGTGGTCATCTTATCAGGTGAAAATCAAAATCTGGAAACGGCCAAAGCTGAGTTAGAAAACGCAGGAGTTTCCGTGACTATTGTGAAAGATGGGAGAAAAGCATGA
- a CDS encoding helix-turn-helix transcriptional regulator yields MAKNLKLKMARVEHDMTQGDLADAIGVTRQTIGLIEAGKYNPTLSLCLAICKTLDKTLDQLFWE; encoded by the coding sequence GTGGCGAAAAATCTCAAATTAAAAATGGCCCGGGTCGAGCATGATATGACCCAGGGGGATCTTGCAGATGCTATCGGGGTGACACGCCAGACCATCGGCCTGATCGAGGCAGGGAAATACAATCCGACCCTCAGCCTTTGCCTTGCCATTTGTAAGACCTTGGATAAGACGCTGGATCAACTGTTCTGGGAGTAA
- a CDS encoding MptD family putative ECF transporter S component: MNRINVNHMKQVGAFVFLYFVAIGLGVLVGNLVDHQGNMFYAPAFSALFGGTIYRYFLEKIKGVGSIFIVGCVIGSFFLLSRHGAGAFIPALIAGSFAEMVASSGRFRSNLRNALSFVIFAFATTGPILMMWFYPASYRMSLLDRGKSIDYVNRVMVSPDLATITWFVLTVILGAGLGWGLSNILLPLLAKKGDKDAQ; this comes from the coding sequence ATGAATAGAATAAATGTGAATCATATGAAACAAGTCGGAGCCTTCGTCTTCCTCTATTTTGTTGCGATTGGACTGGGGGTCTTAGTTGGAAATCTGGTCGATCATCAAGGAAATATGTTTTATGCTCCTGCCTTTTCAGCCTTGTTTGGCGGGACGATCTACCGCTATTTTCTAGAAAAAATAAAAGGAGTTGGATCTATCTTTATAGTTGGCTGCGTGATCGGATCCTTCTTTCTCCTTTCACGTCATGGTGCAGGGGCCTTTATTCCAGCCTTGATCGCCGGAAGTTTTGCGGAGATGGTCGCTTCAAGTGGTCGTTTTCGCTCGAATTTACGAAATGCCTTGTCTTTTGTCATTTTTGCCTTTGCGACGACAGGGCCCATTCTTATGATGTGGTTCTATCCAGCCAGTTACCGCATGTCGTTACTGGATCGTGGTAAATCGATAGACTATGTCAATCGGGTGATGGTATCACCAGATCTAGCGACCATCACTTGGTTTGTCCTCACGGTCATACTAGGTGCTGGATTAGGATGGGGACTATCGAACATCCTTCTTCCATTATTGGCCAAAAAAGGAGATAAAGATGCACAATAA